GGgtaaccaaacaggccctagaTCCAACATATTTACCACTCTCGGTCACGTGGTAGGCCAACTCAGGTGGCCAGCATGGATAGTGGAGGGGAAATGACGGCCCTTGTTGGAGATCCTCCTgacgcagaacgccgccgcgacGCGAAACAGGGGACCACTGGGGGGTCGTCGGTGAAGTCACCCTTCTGGGCAACTCCAGCCCCGGCCTTAGTGCGCAATCGACGCACCACACTCCCTCGATCTCACCAAGCCGCTCGCTTCACGAATTGGACACCACGCAGAGCAAATTTTGGATGGCGAGAGGTAGAAGATAAACAGTAACCGGGGAAATTTCACGCACAAACGCACGGCGCCGAACGCCGCTATCCAATTCCACTCTCTAGGATCATCATCGGAGTACAACAGAGCTTTATAGCCCCAGGGACGCACCCACGACCCACACTACTCACCAcgacgccgccacctccgccacgGGCGAGCACGACGCGCTCCAGCGCGTTCCCGCCATACCCGGAGATGCTGCGCCCAATGCGCCCGCTTCCAACGGTCTTCAACGGCCGCCATCATCCGCGCGATCAACACGGATCAAGCCTCCTTCAGCTGCCGCCCGATCGCTCGCACGATCACCTCCACCACGGTTCACGAGCACACACGCGCTCGCCCGCGATCACACGCGCGCCACGGACTGGCTCGTGCACAGCCATCCGTGCACGACGCATGCACACGCAGCGCACACACGCTGAACACCACATGACACCCGCGCGCACAGCCCACGCGCTtggcgcgcacacacacacacacgagcTCGCCGCCCCGTGCACGCACGTACGCGCACGGCCagctcgccaccaccgccagcTGCGACTACCTAGCGCTGGGTTTATTGCTAACAATCTCCCCCCTAAACCCAGCGCCGACTATGCCGGATcccagcgccgcctgcgccggaATCTTCAGAGGAGAGCTGCTTCGGTCGACTCCTCGCCGACATCCGCCGTGGCCGCCATGACGAcctccttctttggcttgcgGCAGTCGCGCGCGAAGTGGCCACGGacgccgcagttgaagcatttTCCAATGCCGGACTTCGCCTTGCGCCGCGCCCGCCATTCCTCCTCCGTGAGCAGAAGCCGTTCGCCGCCTTGACCACCGGACGTCGCCTGTCTGCCCGTCAgctgagctcgccgccgcgatcgCTCGTCGAACGCCTTGAGCCGCCCGAGCGCCTCCTCGAACAGCATGGACGCCACGTCGCAAAACTGCTCGatgccggccaccgccggaTACAACAGGTCGGGCACAGTGTCGAGCAGCTTCTTGACCAACGCTGCGTCATCGAGCGTCGATCCGATGCTCGCGAAGCTTGCCTTCATCCCGCTGATCTTGCCAGCATAGACGTCCAGCGTGTCGCCGTCCAGCATGATCAGGGAGTCGAATTCCCCTCTCAAGGTGGCAAGGCGCGCCGTCCGCACACGATCCTCGCCCACGAATCGCGTCTTCAGCGCCTCCCACACCTCCTGCGCCGTGGGCTTGGTCGACACCTGCATCAAGATGTCCTCCGGTAACGCTTGAAGAAGGTGTGCCCGCGCCGTCTTGCTCTTCCGTGCGTCCACCTCGACGCCGCTCGACGGAGACACGACCTCCCAGAGGCCCTGCGCGTCGAGGATAGCCTCCATCTTGATCGCCCACGCCGTGTAACCTGCCGGCGTTAGCACCAGATAGCTCACGGAACCGGACGTCGCCACCCGCTCGACCACCTGCTCGATGATGACCTCGCGCGTCCGCAGCTTCCTCGATGGAGAAGGACCGCGCGATCGCTGACGTGGAGTCGCCGAGCGCCGTGGCGAGGACGACATTGCCCCTTGGAACTAACCGGCTCTGATGCCACTTGTTGGAGATCCGCCTgacgcagaacgccgccgcgacGCGAAACAGGGGACCGCAGGGGGGGTTGTCGGTGAAGTCACCCTTCCGGGCAACTCCAGCCCCGGCCTTGGTGCGCAATCGACGCACCACACCTCCCTCGATCTCACCAAGCCGCTCACTTCACGAATTGGACACCACGCAGAGCGAATTTTGGATGGCGAGAGGTAGAAGATAAACAGTAACTCGGGGAAATTTCGCGCACAAACGCACGGCGCCAAACGCCGCTCTCCAATTCCACTCTCTAGGATCATCATCGGAGTACAACGGAGCTTTATAGCCCCAGTGACGCACCCACGACCCACACTACTCACCacacgccgccacctccgccacgGGCGCGCATGACGCGCTCCAGCGCGTTCCCGCCGTACCCGGAGATGTTGCGCCCAATGCGCCCGCTTCCAACGGTCTTCAACGGCCGCCATCATCCGCGCGATCAACACGAATCAAGCCTCCTTCAGCTGCCGCCCGATCGCTCGCCCGATCACCTCCACCACGGTTCACGAGCACACACGCGCTCACCCGCGATCACACGCACGCCACGGACTGGCTCGTGCACAGCCATCCGTGCACGACGCACGCACACGCAGCGCACACACGCTGAACACCACATGACACCCGCACGCACAGCCCACGGGCTTGGCGCGCACACACGAGCTCGCCGCCCGTGCACGCACTACGCGCACGGCCagctcgccaccaccgccagcTGCGACTACCTCGCGCTGGGTTTATTGCTAACAGCCCTGCCCCCACTCTGCCCTCCTTCAGCCCGCCCTGTCCTGctcccttccgccgccgcggcagacAGCCACGACCTCGgcgacgccgcccgccgcgagcTCCATTAGGCCACCTGCATCGCCGGGCGTATGCTTCGCTGCAGCAGCCCATCGTCGTCTACAGCGGCGGGTTCAGGGATGCGggcgaccgcggcggcgaggcgctggACGCCGCGACGTGGACGAAGCAGGAAGAGGAGGCGCgggagctgcggcggcaggCGGTGACGGAGAAGGCGGAAACAGACTCCCGTGCGCAGGTGCAGGTGGAGCGGGCGAGCGCCAAGCGGATGCGGCGGGGGTTCAGATGGGGCTGCGCACGCCGTGCGCCAGGTCAACGCGAGGGGAGTGGTaggacggcgagcagcgggtgACACCGTTACTCCCATAAATCACGCAATTATAGTGCTTGGTTCACCAGCGGCGCGCGGGCAGTATAGCATGCTCAAGCTCCATGCCTCCGCCTGTTGCAAATCAAATCGAGCTTTACATGTCTTGTGAATCTATCAATCTTGTGCTAGGCTGCTAGCCGGTTGGTTGTGCTTCTTGCTTGTGCGATGGTCACGTAATATGAGCAGGGAAGCTACCAAACAAAGCTTTAATTGCTTCTTGCTTGTGGCGCATGGATGACCTCCGGTGGATGGGCAGGGCCCCGGCCTCCCAACGCGCGAAGGCGATGGGCACGCCTGCGTCCCGCCcaaagcgcggcggcggcagggtacggccccggcggcgggcccCTGCTCGAGCTAGCGAGGCGGCGGCCCCCTGCTCGCGctcgtgcgggcggcggcggccaccgaggGGGCAGGGCCGTCATTTCCCCTCCACTGTCCACGCTGGCCATTTGAGTTGGCCTGCCACGTGACCGAAAGTAGCAAATATGTAGGATCTAGAACTGTTCACAGGACAAATTTTTTAGCTCCATTTTAAGAATGGCAAACGAAGAGGAGATATTGGTAAGGATGGCAAATATTTAAATTTCTCACTGCTGAGTAGAAGACGTATAGAGATGGAAAGTTAGTGCAATCGAGAAAGTTTTGGAGGCTTTTACATGTAGCTTTTACATGTATACTATTACAAAAGTTGATTCCGACGTTCATACCACTAAAAAGTTTGGAGACACATCTGTACCATCGCGTTTTTTCGTTTTGACCTCCATGCCATTTTGAACGGAAGGGGTGTTAACAGAGGGTAGTAGAGCTGCAAAAAGACCTTCGTACCCTTTGGATGCCAAAACAATTGCTTACCTCTCTCCTCTCAATGACAAGCGAGCCCCActtgtcatcttcttcatcctcCCACACTGTTCACAAATTCCCCTACACCGCCTGTCCTCGCAGCGGCGAggccctcgccgcccgccctcGCAGCGTCCACCTCCGCGGCGGCCTGGCCCTCCGCTCCATGTCCATGGCCGACAAGCAGCTCATCTTCAACGTCCGCCCTGTGCTCATGCTCCTCGGCCCCATCATCCACGGCGGCGAGGCCATCCTGTGCTACCGCTCCCTCCCGCTCGCCCGCGACGCCACCAGGAAGAAGGCGCACCTGGCGCTGCACACCACGGgcctcaccgccggcgccctCGGCATCTACGCGGTCTTCAAGTTCCGCACCGAGAGTGGCATCCCCCAACCTCAAATCGCTCAACTCCTGGGTCGGCATCGTCGGCATCACCGCCATATCTTTCTACGCGCTCCAGTGGGCTGCGACCTTCCTCGCCTTCTTCTTTCTGGGCGCCTCGCCGGCCACCAAGTCCAGCTCGCGCGTGCTgcggcccgcgccggcggcggagctcgcgcgtCCTCGCCGCACGGTGGCTCTGCCCCAGCTGTCCTCcccgcgcctcgccgcggccgccctggTCGCGGCCCCCGGGCCACGTGTCCATCTTCGTCACGCCTGCAGCCCGGCGGCCCCGCCCCCGGCTGGCCTCACCGCGCCGTCCTGGCCGCCcggcgccccgccccgccccgcctcgGCCGCCcggcgccccgccccgccccgcctcggccgacctcgccgccgccgccgcttgggaGCTGGGCGAGCGATGGGGGTGCGAGAACGCGAGCCAGGGAGCGAGAGGGGGTAGCTCGCCGGGGAGTTGGACGGCGCCGGCGTTGACCTCGGTGAGGGAGGGGTAAAGGGGTTCACGCGAGATGAGAGAGGATGAGGGATACATTGTGGATGGGACGAGGGGTAATATGGTCAATTTTATACATGGGTCCCATCGTCAGGGCAAACAAACCGTTAATTTTTAACAGCAGCTAGACGG
This genomic interval from Panicum virgatum strain AP13 chromosome 8K, P.virgatum_v5, whole genome shotgun sequence contains the following:
- the LOC120645589 gene encoding uncharacterized protein LOC120645589: MLDGDTLDVYAGKISGMKASFASIGSTLDDAALVKKLLDTVPDLLYPAVAGIEQFCDVASMLFEEALGRLKAFDERSRRRAQLTGRQATSGGQGGERLLLTEEEWRARRKAKSGIGKCFNCGVRGHFARDCRKPKKEVVMAATADVGEESTEAALL